The sequence CACTATCTCTTGTCTTCTAAAATTGTTTACTTTTACAACCAAAGACTTTTCAGTTAGGAGACTGGAAACCTTATTAATTCAATAATCTTAAAAACCACATCTTCTGTCTAAGGTAAACATACATAAGTCACATCTCCATAGTAAGCTGAAATTTAGTCTCTTTTGGTTGTGACGTTGAAAACCACATCTTCTGTCTTTCAGCTGTGTCTATTCTCTCTTTAAATAAggtcaaagaaaaaataattactaATTGTTAGTCTTATGAACTTTTGACTATCGTTACAATGCTAAAGGTGGACACAGAACTAGGGGAATATGTGAACCGTAGGCCGTGCTTGTTTGGAGGTTAGATGGTATCAATTTAATTGTTAGTTAAACCTATAAAACATAAGTTTATTACCGTCTCCTTATTGCGATTTAAATGATAAATTGTTGGATTAATCACATGATTGATCTGAACTTGAGCAATTTAAGATAACACCACTCAACAAACTAATTTAACATATGTTTTCACTTTTTTCGAAATATAGACATTATATGACATTTCTCAGATACATGTATCGCTGCTTCTGCGCTTTGATAAATTTCAAAGGGCTACAGATATCAAACATTCTGCTTAAACCAAACTATCTGAAAGCGTTAGAGATTCCTGAAGAGCTGCCGTGGGAATTTGCTGCAAGACAGGCCTTGGAGGCACTTCAAGAGCTTCAAGACTTCCTTCCATCATCTCTACGACTCTGTTCATTGGTGGCCGATCTAATGGGGAAGGCTGAATACACCACAAACCCACCAATGCCATCTTCTTTGCTACCTCCTCTTCCTCATTGTTGATTCCGTCCTCAATAAGCCTTCTAGGCTTTCCTAATTCAAGATCCCTATATACCCATTCAGGAAAGTATATTGAACTTGTGTTAGAAGCAGAGTCTTGATGAGCGCTTTCTTTGTTCCTTGCaccaatcatctcaagaactaACATTCCATAGCTATAAACATCTGACTTGTAAGACACGCTCCCATAAACTCTTGAAATCATTTCTGGTGCAATGTACCCTACTGTACCTCTTGTGTCCAGCAATGACAAGACACTCTCTTTCTTCTCACAGAGCTTAGCAAGCCCAAAGTCCGAAACTTTGGGGCAAAAGTTTTCATCTAAGAGTACATTTTGTGGTTTGATGTCGAAATGTACAATCCTTGTTTTGCAGCCATGATGCAAGTACTCCAGACCACGGGCAACTCCTAACGCAATTTGATACAATGTCGCCCAATCCAAATTCACCGAGGACTTGTCTGAGATGAATTTATCAAGAGATCCATTTCccaaaaattcatatataattGCTCGTTTGGAACCTTCAGAGCAGAAACCAAGCAAGGTAACAATGTTGAGATGAGAAGTTTGGCTCATGCTTGCAACTTCATTGGTGAAATCTTCACCATTACCCTTTGAATCTTTCAAGAGTTTCACCGCAACCATACGGCCATCAGAAAGAGTTCCTCTATAAACAATTCCAAATCCGCCTCTCCCGACCACTTCCGCAAATGACTTTGTAATTCTTTTCACCTGTGCATAAGTGTAGTGTTTGAGTGGAATGAGGGACTTCAGGTTCTGTTGTCTCAGACGTAATTCTTTCATCCGTAGATAATGACGAAAGAATAATAATAAGATCACGAACAGAACAACGCCTGCTATCGAACCCGCAACTAGAAATACAGAGAAAACTTGGATTAAATAACTTCATTTTTACTATATGTATCGGATATAGTTCAAAATGTATGCTCCCAGTGAACTAACCTTTGAGAATTACATTGATCCAAGATCCTGTTCAACCGTTCAGCAATTAAAATTTAGTCAGAATGCAACTAAACTTGATCTCGAAATAAAAGTACGAAAAACAAAGTTCAAAATCTATCTTCCAATCAAACTAACCTTTGTGGATTGCGTTGACCAAAGACCCTGTTCAACCGTTCAAAATATTAGAATGGAACCAAACTTGATGTCGAAGAGAAAGAAAAGTAAAAGAACAAAATCAGACAAGACAATGGTTTACCATAACAGTTATGTCCATGAGTCCCATCGCCACAATAGCAGACGAATCCGCGATTATATCCACAAGCACCGTTGGATTCTAAGCACACTAAGCAGTCTTGTTTAATTTCAAGATTGAAACCCTTTTCAAGAGACTTGTTTGGATTATCTGAACGCAGACTGGATAACGTCGAGTCACAAACAGGTATACTGACTTCCTTTTTGCAATTTTTCTCCAAGTCTTTAGTGCCATCCCTCATGTAGAGCAAAGCAGACGAGGTGTTTTTCACAAAGCAGTAGTTTCTTAGCCCTTCCATACCACCCTCACATTGAAAATCTGTAACGTAATTGTAAACTAGgctattagaaatatttgatgGTAAGTCCCGGCAGCCATATAAAATTGTTAGCAGCTTGGTGCCGGGATCGAATTGAAGGGCGCTTTGGTTGAATTGTTCATTTCGTGGATTTGAGGGACAAAGATTGTCGGTATAATCCATTCTGGCGAGAGTTATGTAATGTAAGTCATAGTTTGCCATTAAGATTCTGAACTTCACGGAGGAGAGAGTCAGCTCTGCGAATCCACTGCTGCAATTGAGCATGAAGCCGGGGTAGCCGCACTCTTCTCTCTCAGGTATCCAGAAAGGGTACAATAGATCCTTCTGATCGCCACAGCTAAACGGTTGGCTGCATAGTTTGTAACGACCATCATTTGTGAAACTAAGGTTTGGAGGTAGTGGTGGCCCAGCGACATAATCATCTGTGAAAACTGGGCTTGGAGCTGGGCTTGGAGCTGGGGCTGGAGATAAAGGATTCACCGTTTGTAAGAGACCGCGAGGTATAACAGGGGCCATGTACGGTAGAGTTTCTTTCGTTCCCAGACATCGATTCCCTGCAGAAACAAAGTTAGGTGTTGATGTTAAAAACTCTGTGTTGTGAAACCTTTGGTAGTTCAACTTTGAGGACACTTACTTTTGTATTTTGAAGCGGTAAGAGGAAACTCTGTGATGGTTCCATTGATACCGGCTCCAGTGATATATGAGTTTATCTCAACTGTTGCATCAGATACAAACTCATTCTGAAACAGTTCCACATAGACCAGGAGCTTAGACTTCTGCAGCCTCTCCACTACATTGGTTTTCCCAGTGACAAATGAATCATCACATAAGGGAAGGACTGATGGTTTTATGATGACAACAGCGTCAGCGAATTTCTTTATGTCTTCGATAGCAGAGTCACTAATATCATCAATTGTTTTTTCAACTTTGTAGACAGTCTCATACTTGCTCTGCTTTTTGATGTCAACTAAAACCGAGCTGTTCCTCGACTGTATCATGACTCTTTTCGTGGTCGTTCCATTGCTGTAACCAGCTTCCGTGAGTGTATCAAGAACCGCTTTAGCAAGGTCGAGACCTTTCTTCTCTCTAAGGTACACTGCATTCTGAAGgacacaaaaataaataatggcTTGCCATTAGAAGACGTCACAGTCTGATTGCTAAAATCTTAAGAGTAGCTGAATACGCCTAAGCATTTTACCCGGAACTGAAAACCTAACCCGAAACCGACCTGAAAAAAcaggttcggttcggatctGGATAAAGGCAAATTAACATGCTGGATATTGTTCAGGACATGCAGGTACAAGTTCGCGTTCGGTTCTCTCCGAGACCCGATTGGATACCcgtaatttcaaaatattattgtatatattaggtatattaggtgttttggtttatttttggtACTAGGTGTTTTCTTACACCATGTGCAATAATaaccttttaaattttaattatatttaaaaataaaatttattaatattatagattttattttttttaccaatattttaatataattttgatttaattaaacataaaattaagataaaatattttttttaactatatttaagaacatatatgtatatctttaaaatgataatgttagatagattttttatatatttattttggttaagtatattaaatcaacttggaaaaaaattaaaaaaaaaaatatataaattgtagAGACAATGTGTGGAATATTCCCAATTAAGGGGTAAATTTGCTGAATGGCCATAATTATGGATAATCCAAAAAGGAGTAACATTTTGACACTGTGCGGACGAAAATGCCCTTATGCTTTGTCGAAAACAAGTAACTctagatctatcagctaaatatttacatagcagGTAACAATCTACATATCAACTAACATATCCGCTAATAATTTCAGTATCATCTAACAATCtatgtatcaaacaaatgtatcgactaacaaatcatatatcagttaatgaaactattaacaattaattaattatctattaaatagctccaaatctatttgtaacagctaacacttcatgtatcgattaagaatccattaaaatctaaataatagtaggtaaataataaaatacctactaacgtatatattatctaaaagttgATTGTGATTCGAAATTGGAAACATTGGAATTGGGGTGAGATAATAAGATTAACATTATGGGtgtcaaaagaatcagaataaaaaaaataagagatttatgttgaattagaagatgatttgaagaatttgtacgagagataaagagattagaacacataaaatagacaagagagagagatatagataagggtattatagtcactaaaatattaaatagaaaCAATGTTATATGACAAATTACATGGGTTTCTGGGTGCATCTACGCTAATTACTCTAAATTGTacaattatcaaaaattaaaaaataaacagtattcataaaatttgtagatatataaaagaaactcatgattaaaaatttataattttttaataaagttgttgaaaattttgaaaataattataaagaatttgtataattataaaaataaaattaaataatatttcaaaatatatgaagtcatatttgaatatatttattttagcgATGATGTATGAATtattacattattttaaaaagtttaccaaaaatataaatcaacattaaatataATGTATGAGTTAAAActatattctaaaaaaattatcaaaaatataaattaatattaaaataattatccaTGTCATATTTAGTCATAAGCCATGTCATAAATATTAGTAGTAGTCATGTCATATTTTTCTGAAAGTGATTGTGGAGAGTATATGTGTcaaatcacttctcaaataatgttTGGGggattacatatatttttaaaaagttgggTTTTAGGTATTCGGTTTGTTCAAGCAAAAATTCagattttttgaaatatagttTGGGTATTTGGGTACTTTGGataatttttggtaaacttttgaatatgttttgggtatttacattttttgggtttttgggtCCAGTTCCGATAATTCGGATCTAGTTCGGGTCCAAAATATCCAAACCAATGTGAATCTGGAATGTGCCCTAAAATTATAGGTTTTTAAACAGGTTTTCAAAATCATCATCCGAACCGACCCGGATCTAACATGAACCGATTCGGAACCGaacaagaaaaactaaaaataccTATTGGATCCAAATTTGCTATATTGAAGGACCCTGACCCGACATGAATGCTAGAACTCACCTCTACACTGATCAAAATACCAGAGAGAGAAGTGGAGTTCTTTGCCAAGTTCAGAAATTCAAAGAGTGACATAATCCTCCCAGAATCTCTCTCATTCGGATTCCTGTAAGGGTTTGAAATCGCAGCTGCACAAAAAATGGGAGAATAGTTATGGTAATGTAAATCTCTCAAGTAGTCCGTAGTTTTATCTTATCATATTACGTTAGGATAATGTAAAATTGATAAGGAAATAGATATTTGAGAAACTTACGAGTCAAGTTGTAGATCTCAGGCCATGTGAGACTAAAAGTGTATATTCCAGCATGTGAGCTAATCTCAGGAATAATTGTTGAACGGTTTCTAAGAGGAGTCTGGGCGGCCATTGTGCTTTTCTCGAGATCAATGGAATTTGAGCAAAAGGGTTTTCCTTCCCTGGACATTTGGACCGAGCAGTCGATAACATCAGCTCCATCTTTGATTGCCTTATCATATGCCAGATTTGTACATCCAGGATAGTCCCCACTCGCTCCATGTTTTGATATAACAAGAAAATCCACTGAGACACGAACCATTTGGTAGATGATAAAGTCAACTATAggattatttttcaattataaagaaaataattatgcaaataagtactctcttttttttgtcaattatgCAAATATTTACTCTTACTACCTTGTTTTGTAGCGTTTCTGCCAATGTGGGAGAAGCAGTCTGaggaaaatatgaaaacaaataattgCATAAAACACAAGCTTAGTGTCCAGAAAAAAACTCTCGAAGAAAATATGCTTACCAATTGATGCAGATGCAGTTATGGGAAAATCAGAGAGCACACCATCGACAGAGAAATCACCATTGTCCATAAAAGATAGATACTCAGACACTGGATCGAAACTGTAGTTATATGCAATATCAGCATCATTGGAAAAACCTGACACATATACTTGTAATCCAGCTTTATGAGCATCGTGAACTAAGGATGTAGGAGGAAGCAAGTACTGCTTGTCATCCAGTGGCAATATGTACGATTTCGGAACGAGAATTCCTGAAGCAAACGTCTTGACATAAGTTAGGTTACTCAAGATAGAACCATATGTTCGCTTTGTTGTCGGCTCAAAATCTTCTTTTCCAAGAAATTTGAACACAAAACTTGGTCCGTTACGCCCGAAATGGCCGGTAAGTTTCTGAAAGAAATTCAGTTCAGGGGAAGAGATGTAGTCAATGGAAACAGTTCTTGAAGCTGATACCAGAAAGCTGCTCATGCTCAGATTATGTTGAGCATAGAATGCATCGTGCTGAACATTTAACCAAATACTTTCTGGTTTTATCTGCGCTGTTACATCTTGGACCGTTAAAATTGAGAATCCATTTCCATCAATTTTTCCTGTCTGTGATAATATTCCTTGGATCACTGCAAacatgtaaaagaaaaaaaagagagccaTTTGTGAGAAGCAACATGCAATTATTTTCAGACAGTAACTGAAACACTTACAAGAAACATTCTTGAGATCTCTCAAGGAGAAATCAATGGTGAACCAACCGTTAGTAGGGACTCCGTTAACCAGATAAGATTTTCGGCGTTTTGGGTAGACACTTTCAATAGTTGAGTGATTGTTCAGCTTTAAATCAGGGTAGCAAATGCCAAAGTCATCTTTGGTTAACTGAACATCACACCATAGAACAGCACCGGGTACACTTGTCTGCATTGCGAGCTTATAAGCATCAAGAATCGAGTCTGGAAACAATCCAGAAAACCCACCACTAGCAATTACAAGAGGAGCATCACCtggtgaaaaaaacaaaaagttattttaataaaagagATTATCCCAACTTATACTACACATCTATATAAAGAAAGAAAGTCCTTTTATTTCTCGGAAAATCATCCATTAAGGAAATAAACAGAAAAGTGAGTGCACTCTTACCACTGAGTGTCTGCCATGGACTTCTAGATCTTTTAGCATTTGTTTGAGCAGCAAACAGCTGAATCAGAACAAGACCATAGAGTAAAATTGTCTAAGCTTGCATTGTCGGATTACTTGCCGGAAGTTAACTTCACAACCTTCTTTCTTCTCGGGAATTTACACCATATAGATAGGAAAACAACAATAGTCGACTTTTATGCATAAGCTTTTCTTTAATAAATGGTTTTATTAGTTGACTCTTGAAGTcgtcttcattttttttaaataatactagATCTTttatccgcgctacgcgcggattgtttggtataattaaatttttatttaattaattaatttatatttattttaataatttatattgtaaTTTGTAAAGTGATTTTTTGCCTCTGAACTCTCATACTTAAATTTAAATCAGCTTAAAGATTTATTatccttaataaataaataaatctgttagtatataattaacaattaattaaaaagaaattttattgatttgagAATTATCATtgtcttaaaataatttatattttgttataaaatattcatatcttaaataaataattaggtTTGTTATTATATTATCGTAAATTATAATGAATTGTTATTTGGTAATCatcattatataaaaataatttatattgtgtaatccaaaataatagtttacatcataattttttaaaacaaaagagatatatctccttatatatattgtatataattttatatatacataagtgtttttaatattcttacacaataaaagtataattttattataataaatatttttgtgatatgtaaaaaattgatattcatttttttactaaatatttcaaatgcatgagtatttttaaattgtattttatgtgataaaataatttttctttgataaaaaaccctgtatgtttgatttaatattaaatattctgaacatatgtaaataatttattctagtgatatttgaattgataatatatttatttatatgcaaTTATTGTGTTTGCAACCAGTGTACCATTGCAACCAAACTCTTTCTTGAGGTCCTTAAGTATcttgctttaaaaaaaatatgaacctAATAATGGAATCAGTTGAACCTCCTAGACCAACAGTCTAAGCCATGTTAAATTCGCATGATGCTACATGGTTGCTCAAAACCAAAACCTTTAATGATTAGAACacaattttttcttaaaaaatctattcGTGAATGCATTTGTAAATGTAAACTGCAAGACTTAAAACAACCAAATTCGTAAAAGCTTCAAATCCAACAAAACAAAGATGCTCAAACATCAAACTTAAGGTAAAAAACATTATGCAGAGACAATAAGAAAGATAGTTCAATGTTGCAAACACAAAGtctgagattaaaaaaaaaacaaagcataGAGTCTTAGTAATCATAAAACCACGATTCAACACATCCTAGCCACATCTGGCTCGCTTGGGGTCTTCTGCCTCGACCTTATCAGCAGCCCTCTTCACTATCCCAGCGCATGTGGAAGGATCACcatcagcaactccattctgcAGAGTTCCTTgggcttcagcttcttgatcttCTGGGGTGAGGACCTCTGTCACAGTCAAAGCTTGGGTCTTGCCTGTCAAATTGTGATCTGATACCTTCACAATGAATTTTCGAGTCTGTCCAATGGTATCGATAAGAGCCTGAGGTACCGGAACCAAGTGGTCATCTTCTACATTCTCATTAGCCTAATATACATTAAACAACTGTCACTATATATATCTAGCTATCTTGGAGAATATAGATTCAAATAACATAAGCACACAGGGTTGTAATTACCTCGAAATAACTTGCAACCAACTCTGAAGCTTTTCTTCCCGATAACTCATGTCCAGCATCACCGAGGAGCACAAAAGACGCCTGATCCTCATTATCATACACAGAGATCTTGGCCAGGTACCTGTGTCATGTGCAGAGTTATAATGAGTGCATTAAAGTATAAGAATAAGTACAGCTGAGTCACTTACTGTGGAACACCAACAATGTCGGGTTTCCCACATTTTTTACACATAAGGGTGGTAGGCCCTTTGGTTGCCTTAGTGTGGCACACACCACAGCCTATGTAATACCAGGATGAACCGTGCACAACATCAGCAACGGTTGCTATGCACTCAAACCAAGCAACCTGCAAGATGCGAAACAATTAATTAAGAGATTAAGACTATCATATTGAAGGCGTTAATCATTGATATTGTATAACCTTGGCATCTTCCTGCTGAATATAGAATAAGAGCTCGCCTATGGTCATTGTCTCAGTCTTAGTGACAACGTCTGCGTTAACTCTGTTGGCAACAGATAAGTTCGCGTTCATCCTGAAGCCAACACCCAAACATCAAATACAATGTGGAATACAACagccaaaatttaaatatagaatGCTTACCAAGTGAGATACTCTTCGGTTGTTTGAACATCTTTGTCCAAGAAAACACGTGATGGCGTCATAGAGGAGAGAGCGAGGGCACCTATAACAGATACATTGTTATAATACATATGCAAAGTTATAATGTAAATGAGAtgtagaaatatatatatgtctaatATTTGCTATCTCGGAACCTATCGGTTACtcatatgtatatgtatatgtcCAAAAGCAGCTCTACTACCAATGCTAACCTAACCAGATAAGACTCCTTGACCATCCTGTGTCCtgcttaaaaattaaaaaggttgATAATACGGACCTCCAAATCGTTTCGGGTTTAAAGTAGTGACCAAAACAACACGTGCGGTTCCTCCAGATGCTTTAAATTTCTCACTAAAATCTGAGGCAGCCTTGTCCCATAGGTACAACTTCATCACCGGACCACTATAACATACAAAACACATGTGTTAAGAGAGAGACAACATatgaatatgaaaaaaatagattagctTACTCATGTGTTTGAACATGGAGCAAGACGCGGCGTGATGAAGCTATCTCGGCATCATCTAGCATGAGACTATCACTTAGAACCTGTCCATTCACAAGCTTGATGTGGCCAACATAATCTGCAagataaaataaacaaactcAATGCTTTATTTATCATAAACCCAAAAATGTAGCCTAAAATTGTAAGTGTAGATCAAAACATTATCCTAGACAAAGAATGCTGAACATACTTGATCGATTTAAACACATTATATAACACGGGGAGCTTACCATAAAGATCCCCTCTCAAGTCGCAGGCAGCATCGAACTCCTCATATCCATGGATCCGGAACCGGTCCTCAAGGAAACAAACCGGACTGTCCGTTAGATCAGAGAGGACAGAAGTCGATGAGAATGTGACGGTGAAACTTGGTTCCGCAACACGATACAAATTCTTGTTGTGAGAACCGAAAAAACTGTTGAGTCTGTAAAGGCCACCAGCTCTCATGTGTGGCAAATAAGTGTCTATCTTCCCAGCTGGGATGAAACCCTGGCTGACAGTCTCCTGTTATCATCAGTAAAGAAATTAAATCAGAAATGCTAGACAGGAAATCATAGAAACGCATCAACAACAAAATTATAGTTACTGTACTATCAATAAAAGCAAACACTTGctataaattatctaaaatattcaTCAGTCAAAGTTTTAATGGAATAtgttctctttttttattaGCAAGTTTTAATGGAATAtgttctctttttttattaGCAAAACTAAACTGCCAAAGTGAGACCAAGAAACcaaaatcataaattattttctaatcaTAAAGTCTCTGCCAAAGTAAAGTCTAGAACGATAAGTTTCAATTTCTAAACTAATCTGTAAGCAAGATTTTGGGTTATACCTCTTGGTCGATGAGAAGCATCTCGAGACCGATAAGCACCTTTGACACAACATTTCGAGCTTCCCAAAAATGGATCAATCGGAACCTCAACTCGCCATCATGAGGTCCGTATTTCACATCTTTGAAAGCCACCACTTCGGCCGAGACAATAGCTTTTCCCCTGACGCGGGAAGAGACAGCAGATTTGCCTCTAACACCTGAGGAGACACCAGCCTTCGTGCTGTGAATGATCGCACCTGCATAGGAATACGAACGTTACCATCATCAAAAAAGGGAACTAAAAATCCACAATTTCACATGCGTTTCTATTTACTCTAGTATAAAAATTATCtactaaaaacaattattttgctCATCTCATTGTTTTAAACCTCATAGCTTCAGATTCTCTATTTTTTATACTGGTAATCAGACGGACACTATAATCTCATAATGAAACGATAAGGGTTCTTACCATTGGGGTTCTTCGACATAGGTACGCCGATCAAGACGCCGGAAGAGACAGCAGTTTTGCCGCTGAGTTTGGTCAGACCGGAAGTGACCGACGCTTCGCCTTTGTCTCGCTTCGAGTGGAGATCGCCTATTGAGTGGTTGGATGAGACATGGGGTGTTCCGATGGGTTTGATCGGTCCGGGAGAGGAGTCAGACTCAACGCCTTTTGGTTTCTCGGAGATGGAACTTCCGTTGGAACTCATTGCAACTAAGCTTAATCGGAATAAGACTCGTATCAAGAGTTGTATAAACAAAAGAAGGAGAAAATGCGGATTAAgagttatataaacaaaatctgAAGGAGAAAAGCAAAACGAATCCATAAATGAGAGTAAAGAGAGAACGGAGTGGAGTTGTATTGATTGTTTAGGGTCAGATCGTGAAACGGatcaaagaagaggaagagcaaaAGGGATTAGGAATCGACAAAGGAGATGAAGAATCGACAAAGGGACGAAGATTCGATTTAGGTTAATAGGATTTGAGAGACGCGTAAGGGAGAGGTCGAAATGGTTTGGTCGCTGGCTGGGTCTGTCTATGGTCTAATGGGTTGGGttctattgttttaaaaattatggtAAGTCGAAGCCCAAGAAAATCAACACATATTTGACATGGCAAAAACACCCTCTCTAATTGGTTGATTAAAATTGCCTACGTGGACAGCTTGGTTAAGGAGGATATCTCCCTTTTATTACTTATATATCTGATTCTATGAAATCTTCAGTGGGACATGAGAGAGACTTGTTGGCAAACCTAATCCACACTATTGTAAAATATAGAGTACAAAACAACTCGTATTAAGCCAAAACGAATGACTAATAAAA comes from Brassica rapa cultivar Chiifu-401-42 chromosome A02, CAAS_Brap_v3.01, whole genome shotgun sequence and encodes:
- the LOC103852353 gene encoding uncharacterized protein LOC103852353, which translates into the protein MDSFCFSPSDFVYITLNPHFLLLLFIQLLIRVLFRLSLVAMSSNGSSISEKPKGVESDSSPGPIKPIGTPHVSSNHSIGDLHSKRDKGEASVTSGLTKLSGKTAVSSGVLIGVPMSKNPNGAIIHSTKAGVSSGVRGKSAVSSRVRGKAIVSAEVVAFKDVKYGPHDGELRFRLIHFWEARNVVSKVLIGLEMLLIDQEETVSQGFIPAGKIDTYLPHMRAGGLYRLNSFFGSHNKNLYRVAEPSFTVTFSSTSVLSDLTDSPVCFLEDRFRIHGYEEFDAACDLRGDLYDYVGHIKLVNGQVLSDSLMLDDAEIASSRRVLLHVQTHDGPVMKLYLWDKAASDFSEKFKASGGTARVVLVTTLNPKRFGGALALSSMTPSRVFLDKDVQTTEEYLTWMNANLSVANRVNADVVTKTETMTIGELLFYIQQEDAKVAWFECIATVADVVHGSSWYYIGCGVCHTKATKGPTTLMCKKCGKPDIVGVPQYLAKISVYDNEDQASFVLLGDAGHELSGRKASELVASYFEANENVEDDHLVPVPQALIDTIGQTRKFIVKVSDHNLTGKTQALTVTEVLTPEDQEAEAQGTLQNGVADGDPSTCAGIVKRAADKVEAEDPKRARCG
- the LOC103852352 gene encoding protein SUPPRESSOR OF NPR1-1 CONSTITUTIVE 4; amino-acid sequence: MQTSVPGAVLWCDVQLTKDDFGICYPDLKLNNHSTIESVYPKRRKSYLVNGVPTNGWFTIDFSLRDLKNVSLIQGILSQTGKIDGNGFSILTVQDVTAQIKPESIWLNVQHDAFYAQHNLSMSSFLVSASRTVSIDYISSPELNFFQKLTGHFGRNGPSFVFKFLGKEDFEPTTKRTYGSILSNLTYVKTFASGILVPKSYILPLDDKQYLLPPTSLVHDAHKAGLQVYVSGFSNDADIAYNYSFDPVSEYLSFMDNGDFSVDGVLSDFPITASASIDCFSHIGRNATKQVDFLVISKHGASGDYPGCTNLAYDKAIKDGADVIDCSVQMSREGKPFCSNSIDLEKSTMAAQTPLRNRSTIIPEISSHAGIYTFSLTWPEIYNLTPAISNPYRNPNERDSGRIMSLFEFLNLAKNSTSLSGILISVENAVYLREKKGLDLAKAVLDTLTEAGYSNGTTTKRVMIQSRNSSVLVDIKKQSKYETVYKVEKTIDDISDSAIEDIKKFADAVVIIKPSVLPLCDDSFVTGKTNVVERLQKSKLLVYVELFQNEFVSDATVEINSYITGAGINGTITEFPLTASKYKRNRCLGTKETLPYMAPVIPRGLLQTVNPLSPAPAPSPAPSPVFTDDYVAGPPLPPNLSFTNDGRYKLCSQPFSCGDQKDLLYPFWIPEREECGYPGFMLNCSSGFAELTLSSVKFRILMANYDLHYITLARMDYTDNLCPSNPRNEQFNQSALQFDPGTKLLTILYGCRDLPSNISNSLVYNYVTDFQCEGGMEGLRNYCFVKNTSSALLYMRDGTKDLEKNCKKEVSIPVCDSTLSSLRSDNPNKSLEKGFNLEIKQDCLVCLESNGACGYNRGFVCYCGDGTHGHNCYGSLVNAIHKGSWINVILKVAGSIAGVVLFVILLLFFRHYLRMKELRLRQQNLKSLIPLKHYTYAQVKRITKSFAEVVGRGGFGIVYRGTLSDGRMVAVKLLKDSKGNGEDFTNEVASMSQTSHLNIVTLLGFCSEGSKRAIIYEFLGNGSLDKFISDKSSVNLDWATLYQIALGVARGLEYLHHGCKTRIVHFDIKPQNVLLDENFCPKVSDFGLAKLCEKKESVLSLLDTRGTVGYIAPEMISRVYGSVSYKSDVYSYGMLVLEMIGARNKESAHQDSASNTSSIYFPEWVYRDLELGKPRRLIEDGINNEEEEVAKKMALVGLWCIQPSPLDRPPMNRVVEMMEGSLEALEVPPRPVLQQIPTAALQESLTLSDSLV